The sequence below is a genomic window from Parachlamydiales bacterium.
AGCCATGTCGATCGAATCCATGCCAAGGTCAGCATCTAGTGCCATATCACTTTTAATAGTGGAGGGGTCAACCTCAGCAAGCTGTCCTAATTTCTGATATATTTTTTGTCGTACGGCAGGAGGGATTTTAATATCCTCATTTTTTAAAACGTTATCTTGCGCTTGAACGTGCAAGGGAAGGTATTGCTCACCCCACATACTGTAGGAGACTAAGTTTAAGGAATCACCGGGTAGAAGTTCTTTGGTTGTTGAAAGACCGTCCGGTTGATTGTACCAGTTTTCAAGGTAACGGTTGAGTTCCAGCCTGGATGCTAGGCGAGGGAAATCTGCAGGTGCGGGTTCGAAGCTGACAATAATCTCTCTACGAGGAGTGAAGAAAATCAGGTTTTTAAAGATGATTTTCAATCCCCATAAGAACTTCTCGCCAAGAGAAGGTGCTTTAGAAAGAATGGCTCGGGAAAAACTGCTCCCCCATAGACCTTTGATACGTACTAAAACGATGTTAGTTTCAGGAGCCTCGCTAAGAATCTTTTGGATTCCTGATGCGCCGCCCACAACTTCTTTCTGGGTGTATTTAACTTTACCGGCTGGATAAATAAGAAAATTCTCCCCTCTTCTCAAACCATCGACGACTTCATCAAAAACCTTTTCAGTTTTCTTCTTTTTAAGGCTATTGCTACTTGTCTGAAAGTTAGGTACGGGAAGCGAATTTAGAAAACGCATGATCCAGTGTATGCCGGGAAGATAGTACATATATTCCACGATCATGGGGCGGATTGGATATGTTTTAAAAACAGTGAGGGGAACGAGGACGGGATCAATAAAATAGGAGGGGTGGTTAGGCAGGAAGAGAACACCCCCGGGATTTTTTAACGTTTGTTTATTAAGGTGTTCGGCACCTTCAATTTTAATTCTGTAGCGAAACCATAACATAAACCCTAAAGTTTTCATCATCAACCATTGGACGATAGTTTTCACGGTTTAGCTCCTAATTCTGATTTGATTGGAATTGAATAATACACTTTTCATCAAATAATGTGCAGGGTGATAATAGGTTTTTCGTAAAGAATCGCTTAATTTATGCATCTAAATTCAGAAAATATCACACGTTTCGCCCCTAGTCCAACAGGACATCTGCATCTTGGGCATATATTATCTATGGCTTTTGTTTATGGAATAGCCGAAAAACAAAATGCCAAGGTATTACTGCGTATTGAAGACCATGATAAAGAACGATGCAAAGAAGAATATGTGGAAAGTATCCTTAAGGACATTGAATGGCTAGGTTTACTCCCGAATAATTGGGATGATATTCAAACTAAAGGAAAGGAACACCTTTATCGCCAGAGCTTTAGAACTGAAAGATATAAAAAAGCCTTAGCTGAGCTGAATCTTACTGGAGAAACCTATCACTGTCATTGTTCGCGAGCAGAAATCCTTTCCCGTACGAACGCATTGTCATCTAAAAACGAAGAGCTATACTATGACGGGTTATGCAGAACAGAAAATTTTCAGTCAGGTCTAGTGCGCATGGTCATGCCTTCTAAAGAACTTGTCTTTATGGATGGAATCCAGGGGAAGTGTATTCAAAACCCCTCAATGCAATGCGGGGACATGCTTTTAGTCGATAGAATGCAGAATTACACCTATAACTTTGCTGTTGTAGTAGATGATATTTATGACAAAATAAATGTAATTATTAGAGGTGTTGACCTTTTATCCTGCACAGCACGTCAAAATTATTTAAGAGATAAACTAGGTTCCGTTGAGGTTCCCCTATTCTTCCATCATCCTTTGATTCTAGATTCCCAAGGTCAAAAGCTCAGCAAACGATTAAAATCTACAGGCATCGCTTCATTACGTGAAGCAGGGATGAAGCCCGCGGAAGTATTAGGTCTTGCCTTCCATCAAGCCGGGATAATAGAATCGATACAACCTATTGATAAGAGTAAATTATCCCCATTATGCCAAGTTGCGCTGCCATAGCAGTTGTTTTAACCTCCGATAGAAAGCAGGTCCTGCTTGTACAAAGACGCGATACACCTGTTTGGGTCCTTCCCGGTGGAGGAGTAGATGAAGGTGAAAATCCTTCCGACGCAGCAGTCAGAGAAACATTGGAAGAAGCAGGTGTTCATGTCTCAGTGGTGCGGCTTGCAGCAAAATATGCACCTTTAAACAAGATGGGAAAAGAGACTTATCTCTTTGAATGCATACCCGTAAGCGGGATCGCCCGTCCAACAGAAGAGGCGCGTCAGGCAGCTTATTTCCCTGTAGATAAACTACCTTCGGCTTTCTTTTTTATTCATGGCTTTTGGTTGAGGGATACTCTGGAAAACCACGCTGAAACTCTATATAAACCTTTAGAAGGTGTGACGTACGCTCAATTCATAAAATTTTTCGTACGCCACCCATGGGTAACTTTACGCTATGCTATTTCCCGTTTGGGACTGCCTTGGAATTCGCGCTGACAGGAGTTTTAGCTGATTCATTCTTAGAATTTCCATTGGAATGCACGCTGCCTTGTTCAGTTTTAGCTTTTTCCTCGTACTCTTTACGTTTTTCATCCCAGATCTTGAGGTTCTTTTTCTCCATGGCGCATTCGTACCCTTGGATATGGAACATCAGCTTGAATTTTTCCCATTCTTCCGCAAAATCACTGACTGATTTGAAATCCACAGTTTGTTTAATACAAACAATTTGAAAGAGTAATTTATGAGCGCTAACAACTTTCTTCGGAGTTTCTTCCTCATCGGGCTTTATCTTTTGCATCAGAAAAAAAGTCGTAATCAAATTAGCTGTTTGGTCTGATAACCTATCTTTCGTCATGATCCAACGAACGTATTCATTACGATTTTCCGGTGTCGTTGTCTTTGTGTCTTTTATCTTAGCGACAGCCTTCACCATAGTTTCAACATACTGATCGATCTGATCATAAACCATGTCGTCATGATAAATTCCGCAAGGCATTTGGCAATGCGCATGTAAACCGAAGCAGACAAAAAACGAAGCTATAAAAAAACTTAGCACATTTTTTTTCATTGTAACCCCCTTGTTTTAAACGACTACACTACATATTCACTGCAGTTTTGACAAGTTTTTTGTTTTCTAATTGTAAAATATTGTCTTTAAAATATAATCCAAAAAATATTTTAAACAACCTAGGAGTAGAGTTTTATGATACTGCAAAATGCTGTAAAAAGAGTTGTATACTTTCTAACGGCACTAGCTTTAACTCATTCTGCGTGGTTGCCCGTGAATGCCCTTCACGCTAATGCAACCATCTGCGAAAATGAAGTACCAGCTTGTACCGAAAATGTTGATTATGTCTATTATCCCGCGCCCACATACTATCCTACAGAAAATACCTGTTCTAGCAGCTGGTCTTGCGGCCCTCTGACTTATCTTCTAGTAGGTGTTTTAGCAGTTGCTGCAGGCGTTGGTCTATCCAGCGGATCCCACCATTCTAAGGGTGTAAAAAATGAAATTAATATGAACGTCGGCAGCGGCACTGCAAGCAGCGGCGACGGTGTGACTGGCACAACTGGCGGTTCCAATAACGGAACAACTGGCGGTGGCGGCGGCGGCGGCGGTGGCGATGGCGCTGCCGGTCCTCCAGGTCCTGCAGGTCCTCAAGGCGCAGCAGGTCCTACTGGAGCTGCCGGAGCCCAAGGTTCTCAAGGTATAGCAGGTCCTAGTGGTGCTCCTGGTGTTCAAGGCCCAGCAGGTGATCCTGGTGCTGCAGGTCCTACGGGTGCTGCAGGTCCTCCTGGATCAGCAGGCGCAACTGGTGCTGCAGGTCCTCCTGGATCAGCGGGTGCAACTGGTGCTGCAGGTGCTCCAGGCTCAATAGGCCCAACAGGCACTCAAGGTCCTCAAGGTATTGCTGGCCCTCAAGGCCCTATCGGTGCACAAGGTCCTATAGGCGCACAAGGTCCTACTGGAGCTCCGGGTGTGCAAGGTCCTCCGGGAGTTTTAGAGTTCCCTACAGGTCCTGCATCGCTAACATTTACGTTCACACCTAACTTAGTTGTGCCTTTATTAACCGGTTCATGGAGAGGTGTTATTGTCACTCCAGACCAGCAGATATTGACCACAACTGTGTTCGATTTATCGATCTTAGGTGCACCGCAGGCCATCACTATCCCTGCGCCTGCAGTGATTGGAACGTATGAGATTGTATTCCTAGTAGAGTCCCCTATATCCTTATTGGGTTCAACATTAGGAACTGCCACTGTAACTAACAGCGTCAACGGCGATTCGCAGACATTCCTGCCGATCACTGCGTTGACAACTGAAGGTGCTCAGGTTACTTTCGAATATTCCTATGGACCTACAATAGTAAACTAGCAGCTTTTTGGAGTGCACGTGAAGACGTGTGCTCCAAAATCTTTTCAAGTAGTGATCATTCTGCTATCTTTCCAGATAAAAGTTATCATGCATTATATAAGAGCAGCGTTAGCATACAGTTGGGTGTGGATTAGTACACTGACCATTGCGGTAGTCTATTGGTATGGGCATTTGCGTCTGGTAGAGGAAAAGCATGTGTACATTCAGCGTTATGAAATGCTACAAACACAGATAGCTGAAGTCAGGCAAAGGCAAAAAAAGTTAAATTTACTTATTCAACATCAGGATAATCCTCAGTTGATAGAATGGACATTGATAAACTATTTAGGATTAATCCCAGAAGGTACGACAAAGGTGCTTATTACTAAAGAGACTGATAAGTAGATGGAAACGCTTACGTTTGTATTATTGCTCCTCCTTCTTACTTTAGCTTCAGCATACTTTTCCGGATCAGAAGTTGCGCTTTTTTCATTACCCGAGTTAAAAGTTCACACCTTCTCCCAATCCACGGATAGCCGCCAACGCAGGGTAGCGGAGCTTTTGAATTCCCCCCGTGATTTGCTAGTGACGATATTCATATTGAATACCTTGGTCAATATCCTTATTCAGAACATTGCTTCACACATCTTCCGTTTTACTCCCGGCTGGACTTTTAAAGTGGGATTTCCTTTAGTGTTAACATTGTTGTTAGGCGAGATTATCCCTAAGTATGTCTCGTTACACTATAACATTACTATTGCCCAGGCAGTTGCCCCTTCCATCAATTTTCTGCAAAACTTGCTATCCCCTGTACGCCGTTGGACTATAGCCATCACATCACCCATTTCTAGGCTTCTATTTTTCTTTTTACGCAAAGAGCCCGGCATCACCAAAGAAGAAGTAGAGCATGCCTTAAAAACAGCACATCAGCAAAAAATTTTGACCGATCAAGAAATTGAGCTTGTGCAAGGGTATGTTGATCTCCTCGATGCAGACATTTCAGATATTATGCGACCTAAAGATGAGATACTCTATTATGATATCCATACTCCTCTTTCCAAGTTGACCCATCTTTTCGCGGACGAAAAATGCACCCGTATTCCCGTATGTGATAAGTATCTGGACAACATCTTAGGCATATTGAGCGCTAATGCATATTTTGTTGGCCAAACGAAATTCCATGAAGGGAAAGATATTGTTAAAGTCTTGCAGAAGCCCATTTTCATACCTGAGCAGACACCTGCAAGGTTACTGATCAAAAGGTTTTTTAGAGAGAATGAGCAGTTTTCCTTAGTTGTCGATGAGTACGGCAATCTTACAGGCTTGATCACATTAGAGGACCTTGCAGAAGTAGTCATCGGCAGCGTGACAGATTCACGTGATCAAAAGGCTTTGTATTCAAAAGCCGGAAAAAATGAAATTATTGCTAGTGGTAGGCTTGAATTGGATGAGTTGAATGAAATTTTTGATACTGACCTTGAAAGCGATAATGTTGTAACTGTGGGTGGGTGGCTTATCGAACAGTTAGATGGCTTTCCGGCTCCCGGAACAAAATATGAGAAAGATGGTTTGCTTTTTCAAGTCATTGCAGTCTTACCCCGCAAAATAGAGAGGGTTCTTATCCAGAAGAAAAATTCACCGCAAAAACCTAAAGGATCTAAATAATGGACTCTGCAGTGGGGTGGATGATCTTTAACCTATTCACGGTTTTAGCCTTAGCGTTTTATTCTATGGTCGAAATGGCCTGTGTATCCGTCAACAAAGCCCGTTTGCAATTCTATGCCATCAATGGAAGCTGGCGTGCTCAGCTTTTGCAGAAGCTCTTAAATAATCCATCTTGGCTCTTTAGCACGACGCTTATCGGAGTGAATGTCGCTACTTTCGTAGGATCTGAATGCGCGCGCGAATTCTACTCTAGCTTAGGCCTGGATCCGGACCTTGCACCCTTAACACAAGTGATCCTTGTTGTCGTCATTGGCGAGCTAGCCCCCATGTTTGCGGCCCGTAAATTTTCCGAGCATGTGGCTCTTTTAGGAGCACCGCTACTTTACCTTTCGGCTAAAATATTATTTCCCATCACATGGTCGATTGAGTTCCTTACCAATTTTGTAGATAAGCTCTTGGGAAGCAAATCCCATTCACATGAATTGCTTATGGGAAAAGACGAGCTTCTGAAAATGGTTGAAGGGCAGGAAGTTGCCCCCTCGGAAGGATCCGACTCACATGAACTGAATAACGTGGCTTCAGCTCTATTTAATTTGCATACATTTTCGGCCAAAGACCTTATGCAGCCTTTGCAGCCTGCTAACATGCTTCCCTCAGATGCAACAATCACGCAGCTTAGGAATTTTCTTCGCAAGAGTCCCCAAAATTACTTCCCCATCTACCACCGTCGTCCTAATAACATTGTAGGGATACTTCATGCCCGCGACGTGGTGCGCGCTCCAGAAAACCATCGTGTTTCACAGTATGCGCAGCCTCCGTGGTTCATCACCTTAAATACCTCTATAGGGGATATCATCCAGCAGTTTAGAAGAAACAATCAGAGGATTGCATTCATCCTTGGCGAGGGTGGTAAAACCGTGGGGTATCTAACATTTTCAGCTCTTATTCAGCATGCCTTCGGGGGACAACGTCAAGTCAAAAATGTCAAGCAGTATAAGCAAGCATTCCTTCTTCACGAGAAAACTTTGGACGGCTCTATCACCGTTAAAGAGTTTAAAAATCGCTATGGAATCTCATTAGATGAAGATGAAACGTTAACGCTAGAGCAGCTAATAATCCAAGAAGTAGGGCAACATCCGAATGTAAGTGACAGCGTCATCATCGGCCCCTATAAACTTACGGTGAAATCTACGACTCTACTGGGTGTTAGAACGATTGCTATATCCAGCATCATTTAGGGTAATGTTCATGCTAAATCTTGCGGGCTCTGTTCACCTGTGCAATGATAATTTCACATGCCTGATGAATTTCAAGCTCTGTGGTCATTCTTGAAAGTGAAAACCTAATGGAGGACAATACCCTTGAACGGTCGTAACCCATATTTAATAGGATTCTTGAGGGTTCTAATGTGCCAGCACTGCAAGCTGACCCCATACTAGCAGCAATGCCTTGCTGGTCTAGTTGGTAAAGCAGCGATTCCCCGTCTACACCCATAAAGGCAAGATTGGAAGTATTGCACAAACGTAGGCCTTCCCCATTAACCAGGACATTCTTTAGATTTGTCTGAATCTGTAATTCGAATTTATCTCTAAGGGTTCTCATACGTAAGCAAGCAGTTTCAAAATCACCTTCTATACATTCCACAGCTTTAGACACTGCTACAATACCGGCCATATTTTCTGTACCAGCACGCCGCCCTTGTTGTTGATGTCCACCTTTTAAAAGGGATTCTAACTTGATTCCAGGTGTTACGACTGCTATGCCAATGCCTGCAGGAGCGAAAATCTTATGCCCGCTGAAACTCCACATTATTTTACCCGACAGCTGAGGCACCGGCAGTTTGCCAAGCCATGCCACACCATCAAAGAACACAGGGATGTTATGTTTCTCAGCTATAGCAGCTATGGAAGAAATGTCTGTGATCACCCCCGTTTCATTGTTTGCGGCAATAACAGAGATAAGCTTTGTGGAAGGCTTGATGGCAGCTTCGATCTGAGCCGGGGTGATTGCGCCGAATGTTCCTACGGAAAGCTTCTCCACATCCCATCCCTTGCAGGATAAGTAGTTTAAAGTTCCGTCTACGGCAGCATGCTCAACGTTTGTTGACAGGATATGCCCTTTTTCTTGATTCGCACAAAACCCTCTCAGGCAATGGTTGATCGCTTCCGTTCCACCTGAAGTAAATATGATAGAGGATGGTTTGCATTTTATGAAGGACCCTAGCTTTCTTTGAGCTTCTAAGAATAAGCCTTTGGCTTGTTGTCCAGCAGAATGTACACTGGAAGGATTTCCTGCGCCGGACGATAAGTAGGCTGCGACGGCTTCAATAACTTGAGGATCGCAAAATGTTGTCGAATTGTTATCTAAATAAATCTTATCTTTCATCTTCCTTTTGTACAGCCAACATCACCACTGTGATGTTATCGTATCCTCCGTGCGAAATAGCCTCATTAATCAACTGTTCAACCCCTTCCTCTGGGGTTTTCATATGGGCAATAATCTGTGCAATCGATTCGTCAGTCAGCATATCGGTTAACCCGTCGGTACACATAAGATAGAAGTCCCCTTCCTGAATATCTGCAGAATGGACATTCGGTTCTACGCTAGGCTCTGCTCCAATCGCTTTCGTGATGATATTCTTGTATAGGAAGTCGGAAGATTGGTATTCGGCAAGCTGGCCTTGGTCTAATAGCTCGCGCAGTAGCGAGTCATCGCGTGTTAACTGTTCTAAAGCTCCGTCGCGGAATCTGTAGATGCGGCTATCGCCCACGTTACCGTAGATGATACCATTTTCATTGATGTAGATGCAACAAAGCGTCGTTCCCATCCCCTTTAAATCGGGATTATTTTTTCCCATTTTATAGACGTGGTAGTTGGCAAGCTCTATCCCATGACGCAGTTCGCGCCGTATGCCGGACATACTGGAGCCATACTGGTGCTTCTTCTCTTCTATGACGCGACAGAGGGTTCTTACGGCTTCTCTCGCAGCAACTTCTCCAGCTTGGTGGCCGCCCATACCATCGGCGACGACATAAAAGCGAGAACTTGAGACGATTTCCCAAACATCTTCGTTATTCTGTCGGACTAGTCCTTTGTGGCTCATGCCACAGGCCTTGATTTTATACGGCATCAGATACACTGCCATAGTTGCCTGATTCAATAATCTTTACAAAAGCTTAACATACCAAAAGATTCCTTGCTAGAGTAAAGCTTTCTGAAAACAGTGCGTTTACGCCGTAGATTTAATTAACCTTAAATTACTATTAAATAGAGACTTAGACAACCTTCCTTATGTAAGAAATGAATTCCATTTACGTAAATTCCCTAGGGAAGCTATAGTAGCGCTATGTTATTCATTCCGGAATAGCTCAGCGGTAGAGCAGCGGACTGTTAATCCGTTGGTCGTAGGTTCGAATCCTACTTCCGGAGACTTTGAGATATAGGCAGTTACAGCGAGAGCAGTAACTGCCTTTTTTTTTGATGTGATTTCATGGACTTCACATGTGTCCCCATTCATTCGCTCGATTACTAGCAAATCTATGAATATAGACAATCGCGGTAGCGATGGTAAGTGTTAGCCTCGCGTGAAACAGAAGGCCGTCAGGCCTGGCGTGGAACGTGGGGATTGAGACAGTCAAATAAAATTTGCTGCGGAAGCAGTATAACAAGAAAACCATGACACATTCTTACAGAGTACATTTTTTTCATCTCATTTGGTCTACAAAACAACGACGTCCACTAATTACTAAAGAGCTTCAAACTCGCCTTTATCCATATCTTGGATCAATCGCTACAAACCATAATGGACGCCTTTTAGAAATCGGCGGAATGTCCGATCACGTACACCTACTCATTGAACTATCCAACATTGATAAATTTTCGCATTTTATCAGAGACCTAAAAGCTTCGTCTTCTCTTTGGGTACACAAAAATTTCTCTGGACTTGCAGATTTTGCTTGGCAAGAAGGTTACGGCTCATTTTCCGTAAGTTATTCCTCTCTTGATCAAGTAAAAAAAATATATTCAAAACCAGGACGAACATCATAAAAAAATATCTTTTGAAGAAGAATACAAAAAATTTCTGACTCTGCAAAAAATCAATTTCGACGAACGATTTGTTTTTGGATGAAATGTTTCGCTGCTACCGCAGCTCATGTTGTTTTGATCACATAATACCCCACGTTACACGTCAGGCCTAACGGCCTTCTGTTTCACGCGGGGCTAACTACTCTTATCGCTTCCGCGATAAACAAGCAATCACAACTGTGTGTAATAAAAGAGCACTAGGTCTGACGTGGAATGCGGGAGTGATAGCCAGTATAGCAGAGGCAGTAATGACGGAAATGGTGGGGATGCCGATTAAGTTGAATTAGCCGAAAGTTTTTCCTTTAAAAGTGCTAGAAGTTTTTCTTGCCCTCTTTGCTTAGCTGATTTTTTCAAAAAAGCATTCTGGGTAACTCTTGGGAGAAGCTGAGCCAGTCAAAAGTTCGAAGTGTACCCACTAGCTGGAGTCTATGAGATACAGGCAGTTACAGCGAGAGCCGTAACTGCTTTTTTTTTGATGTGATTTCATGGACTTCACATGTGTCCCCATTCATTCGCTCGATTACTAGCAAATCTATGAATATAGACAATCGCGGTAGCGATGGTAAGTGTTAGCCCCGCGTGAAGCAGAAGGCCGTCAGGCCTGGCGTGGAACGTGGGGATTGAGACAGTCAAATAAAATTTGCTGCGGAAGCAGCATAACAAGAAAACCATGACACATTCTTACAGAGTACATTTTTTCCATCTCATTTGGTCTACAAAACAACGACGTCCACTAATTACTAAAGAGGCTTCAAACTCGCCTTTATCCATATCTTGGATCAATCGTTACAAACCATAATGGACGCCTTTTAGAAATCGGCGGAATGTCCGATCACGTACACCTACTCATTGAACTATCCAATATTGATAAATTTTCGCATTTTATCAGAGACCTAAAAGCTTCGTCTTCTCTTTGGGTACACAAAAATTTCTCTGGACTTGCAGATTTTGCTTGGCAAGAAGGTTAAAGAGTTGCCGTTGGGAGCAAAGTTCTGGGATAGATTATTTTACTGCGGGTGAATTCATTGAACAAAATCCTTTTCTTAATCTATTCACCCATTCCCTTCTTTTATCATTGATATGTAACTCACGAATGATCAAAAATCGAAATGGCCGAGAACAACCCGGCGTGACACTCACCGTAGCTTGGAAGAACCTTATCCAGTATACACCCCCGCATCGTCCTTAACCCAACAGCACTTTAGCACAAAGGACATCATGACTTTCGGGCATGGCAGGTATCCAGTTGGACGGGTTGTGTCAAAACGCTGTTTCAAATGTTGCTAGAAATATTGTGTCGCAATATCGGGATATTAAATTGTTAGATAATACTAGCTATATTAATGGATTGGTTAAATATGATGTTATATCAAAAAATTGTAAATTTCATGAGAGATCAATTGCCAAATGCAATAATTGAACCGGAACTTCTGCAGAATCTGCGCGATCTCGACCTACAAGATAAACATTATATTTTGCGTAAAAGCTCTGAGATGCGGCATTTAGCCATCTTACAAGCTCTTATTGGCATGGAACCTAACCTTGACATTAATGACGCGGATTCACATGGAAATACGGCGCTCATATATGCTGCTGAAAACGGACACGAAGCTATCGTCCACTTCCTTTTATCCCAAGGTGCAGATCAATTTATCATTAATAAGGATGGTAGATCGGCTTTGAGTTTAGCTATGGAGAAAGAAAGCCTATCCACTTGTAGAACCCTTCTCCAAGCTGGAGTTAAACCCGAGAAACAAATGCTCCATCCATTTTTTCGCTACTCGCTGCATGATGGCCATGAAACGAAAATTTTGCCTTTTGTGAAATTATTTTTGGAGTTTCATCTCGATCCAAATGAACTTGATTCTAACGGAGAATCACTCTTAAGTAGAGCCGTACGAGCCAATGCCTCCAAAGGGATTATAGAAACACTCTTAACCTATAAAGCTAATTGTAATCTTGGGGATAGCAGTGGTATAACCCCTTTCCTTTACGCTTGTAAAAATGGACTTTTGGACACCGCAAAACTGTTGATTGAGCACGGTGCAGATGCTCTTAAATCTGATAAAAAAGGAAATTCATCTTTACTGTTCGCATGCCAAAACCAAAATCTTGAACTTGTGAGACTACTAGTGTCAATGGGTGTAGACATTGACCAACCCAATAAGGCCAAAGAAACTCCATTGATAATAGCGATAAAAAATCAGCAACAGGATATTGCAAAATTCTTGATCGATTCCAGTGCTAATGTAAATTTTGGAGATAAAAAAAAACTAACTCCTATCTATTTTGCAACCCTCAATCGCGACCGAACGCTTTGTCAGTGGCTTATAGAAAAAGGGGCTAAGCGCGAAGAGATGGAAGTTGCTGAAGCTACGCTCGATCCAATCCCAGTATTTAAATATTACGCCTTCGCTGAATTAAACAATGAAATTGAAAACACAAGCGAACCGTGTGATTGCTGTAAAAAAAGCCTAGGATATCTCCTTAAGAACCCGATTTTAACTAAGGATGAGGAAGAAAAGGTCGTTTGCCCATGGTGTGTTTCAAATGGAAAAGCTGCAAAAAAATTTAAGGTGAATGTAAATCGTGCTGAGATTGCCAATGAAGAAACGATTGAAAATCACCAAGCAATTGACGAACTAAGAAAAAACACACCCTCTTTTATAGCATGGCAGGGCGATGTGTGGCTTACCCATTGCAATCTCCCCTGTAAATATATTGGTAGAGTTGGCTGGGCGGAAATTCAGACACTTTATCCTCAATTGGAAATTGGTGAAATCACTTATAGTTTTAAAGGAGCCCCAACATTCCAACCCGTGGAAAAAACATCTGATCAAAAAGAATTCTTAATTTCTTCTCTTCGAAGGGAAGGTTCTTGTACTGGTTACTTATTTCAATGCATAACCTGTGAACAATATAAAATGTACTTTGATTCGAATTAATGCGTAAATCTGAGTGCTGCTTTTGCATAGCTAC
It includes:
- the tnpA gene encoding IS200/IS605 family transposase → MTHSYRVHFFHLIWSTKQRRPLITKELQTRLYPYLGSIATNHNGRLLEIGGMSDHVHLLIELSNIDKFSHFIRDLKASSSLWVHKNFSGLADFAWQEGYGSFSVSYSSLDQVKKIYSKPGRTS
- a CDS encoding cysteine desulfurase family protein, which codes for MKDKIYLDNNSTTFCDPQVIEAVAAYLSSGAGNPSSVHSAGQQAKGLFLEAQRKLGSFIKCKPSSIIFTSGGTEAINHCLRGFCANQEKGHILSTNVEHAAVDGTLNYLSCKGWDVEKLSVGTFGAITPAQIEAAIKPSTKLISVIAANNETGVITDISSIAAIAEKHNIPVFFDGVAWLGKLPVPQLSGKIMWSFSGHKIFAPAGIGIAVVTPGIKLESLLKGGHQQQGRRAGTENMAGIVAVSKAVECIEGDFETACLRMRTLRDKFELQIQTNLKNVLVNGEGLRLCNTSNLAFMGVDGESLLYQLDQQGIAASMGSACSAGTLEPSRILLNMGYDRSRVLSSIRFSLSRMTTELEIHQACEIIIAQVNRARKI
- a CDS encoding NUDIX domain-containing protein; amino-acid sequence: MPSCAAIAVVLTSDRKQVLLVQRRDTPVWVLPGGGVDEGENPSDAAVRETLEEAGVHVSVVRLAAKYAPLNKMGKETYLFECIPVSGIARPTEEARQAAYFPVDKLPSAFFFIHGFWLRDTLENHAETLYKPLEGVTYAQFIKFFVRHPWVTLRYAISRLGLPWNSR
- a CDS encoding glutamate--tRNA ligase family protein — its product is MHLNSENITRFAPSPTGHLHLGHILSMAFVYGIAEKQNAKVLLRIEDHDKERCKEEYVESILKDIEWLGLLPNNWDDIQTKGKEHLYRQSFRTERYKKALAELNLTGETYHCHCSRAEILSRTNALSSKNEELYYDGLCRTENFQSGLVRMVMPSKELVFMDGIQGKCIQNPSMQCGDMLLVDRMQNYTYNFAVVVDDIYDKINVIIRGVDLLSCTARQNYLRDKLGSVEVPLFFHHPLILDSQGQKLSKRLKSTGIASLREAGMKPAEVLGLAFHQAGIIESIQPIDKSKLSPLCQVALP
- a CDS encoding hemolysin family protein; the encoded protein is MDSAVGWMIFNLFTVLALAFYSMVEMACVSVNKARLQFYAINGSWRAQLLQKLLNNPSWLFSTTLIGVNVATFVGSECAREFYSSLGLDPDLAPLTQVILVVVIGELAPMFAARKFSEHVALLGAPLLYLSAKILFPITWSIEFLTNFVDKLLGSKSHSHELLMGKDELLKMVEGQEVAPSEGSDSHELNNVASALFNLHTFSAKDLMQPLQPANMLPSDATITQLRNFLRKSPQNYFPIYHRRPNNIVGILHARDVVRAPENHRVSQYAQPPWFITLNTSIGDIIQQFRRNNQRIAFILGEGGKTVGYLTFSALIQHAFGGQRQVKNVKQYKQAFLLHEKTLDGSITVKEFKNRYGISLDEDETLTLEQLIIQEVGQHPNVSDSVIIGPYKLTVKSTTLLGVRTIAISSII
- a CDS encoding superoxide dismutase [Ni] — encoded protein: MKKNVLSFFIASFFVCFGLHAHCQMPCGIYHDDMVYDQIDQYVETMVKAVAKIKDTKTTTPENRNEYVRWIMTKDRLSDQTANLITTFFLMQKIKPDEEETPKKVVSAHKLLFQIVCIKQTVDFKSVSDFAEEWEKFKLMFHIQGYECAMEKKNLKIWDEKRKEYEEKAKTEQGSVHSNGNSKNESAKTPVSANSKAVPNGK
- a CDS encoding Stp1/IreP family PP2C-type Ser/Thr phosphatase — encoded protein: MSHKGLVRQNNEDVWEIVSSSRFYVVADGMGGHQAGEVAAREAVRTLCRVIEEKKHQYGSSMSGIRRELRHGIELANYHVYKMGKNNPDLKGMGTTLCCIYINENGIIYGNVGDSRIYRFRDGALEQLTRDDSLLRELLDQGQLAEYQSSDFLYKNIITKAIGAEPSVEPNVHSADIQEGDFYLMCTDGLTDMLTDESIAQIIAHMKTPEEGVEQLINEAISHGGYDNITVVMLAVQKEDER
- a CDS encoding hemolysin family protein; the protein is METLTFVLLLLLLTLASAYFSGSEVALFSLPELKVHTFSQSTDSRQRRVAELLNSPRDLLVTIFILNTLVNILIQNIASHIFRFTPGWTFKVGFPLVLTLLLGEIIPKYVSLHYNITIAQAVAPSINFLQNLLSPVRRWTIAITSPISRLLFFFLRKEPGITKEEVEHALKTAHQQKILTDQEIELVQGYVDLLDADISDIMRPKDEILYYDIHTPLSKLTHLFADEKCTRIPVCDKYLDNILGILSANAYFVGQTKFHEGKDIVKVLQKPIFIPEQTPARLLIKRFFRENEQFSLVVDEYGNLTGLITLEDLAEVVIGSVTDSRDQKALYSKAGKNEIIASGRLELDELNEIFDTDLESDNVVTVGGWLIEQLDGFPAPGTKYEKDGLLFQVIAVLPRKIERVLIQKKNSPQKPKGSK